One window from the genome of Aquabacterium sp. A3 encodes:
- a CDS encoding heavy metal translocating P-type ATPase, which yields MTTEPRPTRKIIPIRAVGPMGQTPSPAPTANAEAPHSHAHGHHDDCCVPEGLSQPQPASRGTPLDCASVRYRIDQMDCPTEERLIRQKIEPMAGVVQLDFNLLDRELTIHHRLHDTGALELALTELGMAPRLLEAGARPTPPPPALPLRTKMALGAAGLCAAGAEGMAWATGHEGGAPVVALALLSLALAGLPTLRKGWIALRHFTLNIYFLMTLAVAGAMVLGQWGEAAMVVFLFALAEAIEALSLERARKAVQSLAAYAPDTAWVKPSSAVAGHGHDHDHSHGHAVADDWTLTPAADVQAGQTIRIRAGERVPLDARVVSGQAAVDQSPITGESLPVDKRAGDVLYAGTVVSDGLMEAQVTATAARSTMARMADAIQQAQSQRAPTQRFVDRFARVYTPAVVLLALMVVLLGPVVTGDPWQSWLYQALVMLVIACPCALVVSTPVTVVSGLAAAARQGILIKGGVFLEGGRLIRAVALDKTGTLTQGRPMLSDVEGRPGTPVDEVLRLAASLDAQSTHPVARAVVAAWRSQPQAAQQALWRVEAFKNLPGQGVTAVVHTDAGPRLVALGNLGLLSARGLADDTTQAQMTELADQGKTVFALMDDHAVLGVLAVSDALRPDSREAVTQLQAMGVTPVMLTGDNAQTARHIAAQLGIKDARGPLMPEDKLRAVESLQSTHGPVAMVGDGVNDGPALARADIGLAMGAAGTATAIETADVAIMDDDPRRIARFIRLSQATHRVLVQNIALALGIKAVFLALSLAGLATLWMAVFADVGASLLVVANGMRLLREGRRQPARDAPG from the coding sequence GTGACGACCGAACCCCGCCCCACCCGCAAGATCATTCCCATTCGGGCCGTGGGCCCGATGGGACAGACCCCATCGCCGGCGCCCACGGCCAACGCGGAAGCGCCACACAGCCACGCGCATGGGCACCATGACGACTGCTGCGTCCCGGAGGGCTTGAGCCAGCCCCAGCCGGCATCACGCGGCACCCCACTCGATTGCGCGTCGGTACGCTACCGCATCGATCAGATGGATTGCCCCACCGAGGAGCGCCTGATCCGCCAGAAGATCGAGCCCATGGCCGGGGTGGTGCAACTGGACTTCAACCTGCTGGACCGCGAACTCACCATCCACCACCGGCTGCATGACACCGGCGCGCTGGAGTTGGCCCTGACCGAATTGGGCATGGCGCCACGTCTGCTGGAGGCGGGGGCCCGCCCCACCCCTCCCCCGCCCGCCTTGCCGCTGCGCACCAAGATGGCCTTGGGTGCGGCGGGCCTGTGCGCGGCAGGGGCAGAGGGCATGGCGTGGGCCACCGGCCACGAAGGTGGTGCGCCCGTGGTGGCGTTGGCACTGCTGTCGCTGGCCTTGGCCGGGCTGCCCACCCTGCGCAAGGGCTGGATTGCGTTGCGCCATTTCACGTTGAACATCTACTTCCTGATGACCTTGGCGGTGGCTGGCGCCATGGTGCTTGGTCAATGGGGCGAGGCCGCCATGGTGGTCTTTCTCTTCGCCTTGGCCGAGGCCATTGAAGCCCTCTCGCTGGAGCGCGCACGCAAGGCGGTGCAGTCGCTGGCCGCCTACGCGCCCGACACCGCGTGGGTGAAGCCGTCATCGGCGGTTGCGGGCCACGGACATGATCATGACCACAGCCATGGCCACGCGGTGGCGGACGACTGGACGCTCACGCCCGCCGCTGACGTGCAGGCGGGACAGACCATCCGCATCCGTGCGGGCGAACGGGTGCCGCTGGACGCCCGGGTGGTGTCTGGCCAGGCGGCGGTAGACCAATCGCCCATCACGGGCGAAAGCCTGCCGGTGGACAAGCGCGCTGGCGACGTGCTGTACGCCGGCACCGTGGTGTCAGATGGTCTGATGGAGGCCCAGGTGACGGCCACGGCGGCACGCAGCACCATGGCGCGCATGGCCGACGCCATCCAGCAGGCTCAATCACAACGGGCCCCCACCCAACGCTTCGTGGACCGTTTTGCCCGGGTGTACACCCCTGCGGTGGTGTTGCTGGCGTTGATGGTGGTGCTGCTGGGGCCCGTGGTGACGGGTGACCCGTGGCAAAGCTGGCTGTACCAGGCCCTGGTGATGCTGGTGATTGCCTGCCCCTGTGCCCTGGTGGTGTCCACGCCGGTGACCGTGGTGTCGGGCCTGGCGGCTGCGGCGCGTCAGGGCATCCTCATCAAGGGCGGGGTGTTTCTGGAAGGTGGGCGCCTGATTCGCGCCGTGGCGCTCGACAAGACGGGCACGCTCACCCAAGGTCGCCCCATGCTCAGCGATGTGGAGGGCCGACCCGGCACCCCGGTTGACGAGGTCTTGCGCCTGGCGGCGTCGCTGGATGCGCAAAGCACCCACCCCGTGGCCCGCGCCGTGGTGGCAGCCTGGCGCAGTCAGCCCCAAGCCGCCCAGCAGGCCTTGTGGCGCGTGGAGGCCTTCAAAAACTTACCCGGCCAGGGCGTGACCGCCGTGGTGCACACCGACGCTGGCCCCCGCCTGGTGGCCTTGGGCAACCTGGGCTTGCTGAGCGCCCGAGGCCTGGCGGACGACACCACCCAGGCACAGATGACCGAGCTGGCGGACCAAGGCAAAACGGTGTTCGCGCTGATGGACGATCACGCGGTGCTGGGGGTGCTGGCCGTGTCGGATGCGCTTCGGCCCGACAGCCGCGAGGCGGTGACGCAGCTCCAAGCCATGGGTGTGACACCGGTCATGCTCACGGGCGACAACGCCCAGACGGCGCGCCACATCGCGGCGCAACTGGGCATCAAGGACGCACGTGGCCCCCTGATGCCCGAAGACAAGCTGCGCGCGGTGGAATCACTTCAATCCACCCACGGCCCGGTGGCCATGGTGGGCGATGGCGTGAACGACGGCCCGGCCTTGGCGCGTGCGGACATCGGCCTGGCCATGGGTGCTGCGGGCACGGCCACCGCCATTGAGACCGCCGACGTGGCCATCATGGATGACGACCCACGCAGGATCGCCCGCTTCATCCGACTCAGCCAGGCCACCCACCGCGTGCTGGTGCAAAACATCGCATTGGCCCTGGGCATCAAGGCAGTGTTTCTGGCCCTGTCGCTGGCGGGGCTGGCCACGCTGTGGATGGCGGTGTTTGCGGATGTGGGGGCCAGCCTGCTGGTGGTGGCCAATGGCATGCGCTTGTTGCGCGAGGGTCGACGCCAGCCCGCGCGTGACGCACCGGGTTGA
- a CDS encoding Tex family protein: MDKILMQIAAELKVRPAQVNAAVELLDGGATVPFIARYRKEATDGLDDTQLRDLEARLGYLRELEDRRAAVLKSIEEQGKLTPELRAAIEAAPTKQELEDLYLPYKPKRRTKGMIAREAGLEPLADKLFADPSLDPVSEAAAFINAEGGFADALAVLDGVRDILSERWAEDAALVGKMRDWLWEEGLFKSKLMDGKDEHNPDVAKFRDYFDYDEPIRTVPSHRALAVFRGRAQEILDAKLVLDEEVVPGQPTLAEGRIAHHLGWRHAKRPADELIRKTVAWTWKVKLSLSLERDLFARLREQAEATAIKVFAENLRDLLLAAPAGKRVVMGLDPGIRTGVKVAVVSDTGKVLDTSTVYPHEPKRDWEGSIHTLGRLCAQHGVNLIAIGNGTASRETDKLAADLIKRIQQMAPGTPIEKVVVSEAGASVYSASEFASKELPELDVSLRGAVSIARRLQDPLAELVKIDPKSIGVGQYQHDVNQSELARTLDAVVEDCVNSVGVDLNTASAPLLARVSGLSTAVANSIVRWRDANGAFRNRKQLMDVAGLGAKTFELAAGFLRIRDGDNPLDLSGVHPETYPVVEKMIASTGKPIGELMGRSDVLRTLKPEAFADERFGAITVKDILAELEKPGRDPRPDFKVARFNDGVEDIKDLKEGMVLEGTVSNVAQFGAFVDLGVHQDGLVHVSQLANKFVSDAREVVKTGDIVKVKVLEVDLARKRISLTMKMDAPTGAKAPGAGRDNSFKPAARNERMGGGGRGAAAQPAQGQSAMAAAFAKLQTKR; this comes from the coding sequence TTGGACAAAATCCTGATGCAAATTGCGGCCGAACTGAAGGTGCGGCCAGCCCAAGTCAATGCAGCCGTGGAGTTGCTGGATGGGGGAGCCACGGTGCCCTTCATCGCCCGTTACCGCAAAGAGGCCACCGACGGCCTGGACGATACGCAACTGCGCGATCTGGAGGCCCGACTGGGCTACCTGCGCGAGCTGGAAGACCGCCGTGCCGCCGTGCTGAAAAGCATCGAAGAGCAAGGCAAGCTGACGCCCGAACTGCGGGCCGCCATCGAGGCCGCACCCACCAAGCAAGAGCTGGAAGACCTGTACCTGCCGTACAAGCCCAAGCGCCGGACCAAGGGCATGATCGCCCGCGAGGCAGGCCTGGAGCCCCTGGCCGACAAGCTGTTTGCCGACCCTTCACTGGACCCTGTGTCCGAGGCCGCCGCCTTCATCAATGCCGAGGGCGGCTTTGCCGATGCCCTGGCCGTGCTGGATGGCGTGCGCGACATCCTGTCGGAGCGATGGGCCGAAGATGCCGCCCTGGTGGGCAAGATGCGCGACTGGCTGTGGGAAGAGGGGCTGTTCAAGTCCAAGCTGATGGACGGCAAGGACGAGCACAACCCGGACGTGGCCAAGTTCCGCGATTACTTCGATTACGACGAGCCCATCCGCACGGTGCCGTCTCACCGTGCACTGGCCGTGTTTCGGGGCCGAGCGCAAGAGATTCTGGACGCCAAGCTGGTGCTGGATGAAGAGGTGGTGCCGGGGCAACCCACGCTGGCCGAAGGCCGCATTGCCCATCACCTGGGCTGGCGCCATGCCAAACGCCCGGCGGACGAGCTGATCCGCAAAACGGTGGCCTGGACGTGGAAGGTCAAGCTCTCGCTGAGCCTGGAACGCGACCTGTTTGCCCGTCTGCGCGAGCAGGCCGAGGCCACCGCCATCAAGGTGTTTGCCGAAAACCTGCGCGACCTGCTGCTGGCCGCACCGGCTGGCAAGCGCGTGGTGATGGGCCTGGACCCAGGCATCCGCACCGGTGTGAAGGTGGCCGTGGTGAGCGACACCGGCAAGGTGCTGGACACCAGCACGGTGTATCCGCACGAGCCCAAGCGAGACTGGGAAGGTAGCATCCACACCCTGGGCCGCCTGTGCGCCCAGCACGGCGTGAACCTGATCGCCATCGGCAACGGCACGGCCAGCCGCGAAACCGACAAGCTGGCGGCCGACCTGATCAAGCGCATCCAGCAGATGGCGCCCGGTACGCCCATCGAAAAGGTGGTGGTGAGCGAAGCCGGGGCCTCGGTCTATTCCGCCTCCGAGTTCGCCAGCAAAGAGCTGCCCGAGCTGGACGTGAGCCTGCGCGGCGCCGTGTCGATTGCCCGCCGTCTGCAAGACCCGCTGGCCGAGCTGGTGAAGATCGACCCCAAGAGCATTGGCGTGGGCCAGTACCAGCACGACGTCAACCAGAGTGAGCTGGCACGCACGCTGGACGCCGTGGTGGAAGACTGTGTGAACTCAGTGGGCGTGGACCTGAACACCGCCTCGGCGCCGCTGCTGGCGCGGGTGTCGGGCCTGAGCACGGCCGTGGCCAACAGCATCGTGCGCTGGCGTGATGCCAATGGCGCCTTCCGCAATCGCAAGCAGTTGATGGACGTGGCCGGCCTGGGTGCCAAGACCTTCGAGCTGGCGGCAGGCTTTCTGCGCATCCGCGACGGTGACAACCCGCTGGACCTGAGCGGCGTGCACCCCGAAACCTACCCCGTGGTCGAAAAGATGATCGCCTCCACCGGCAAGCCAATTGGTGAGCTGATGGGCCGCAGCGATGTGCTGCGCACCCTCAAGCCCGAGGCCTTCGCCGACGAGCGTTTTGGGGCCATCACGGTCAAGGACATCCTGGCCGAGCTGGAAAAACCCGGCCGCGACCCGCGCCCTGACTTCAAGGTGGCCCGCTTCAACGATGGCGTGGAAGACATCAAGGACCTGAAGGAAGGCATGGTGCTGGAGGGCACGGTGAGCAACGTGGCCCAGTTTGGCGCCTTCGTGGACCTGGGCGTGCACCAGGATGGCCTGGTGCACGTGAGCCAGTTGGCCAACAAGTTCGTCAGCGACGCCCGCGAGGTGGTCAAGACCGGCGACATCGTCAAGGTGAAGGTGCTGGAGGTGGACCTGGCCCGCAAGCGCATCTCGCTGACCATGAAGATGGACGCGCCCACCGGCGCCAAGGCACCCGGGGCAGGGCGGGACAACAGCTTCAAGCCTGCGGCGCGCAACGAACGCATGGGTGGTGGTGGGCGTGGCGCTGCTGCGCAACCTGCGCAAGGGCAGTCTGCGATGGCAGCGGCGTTTGCCAAGCTGCAGACCAAGCGCTGA
- a CDS encoding quinone-dependent dihydroorotate dehydrogenase, whose translation MALIPYALPKSVLFNLDPETAHDLTISALAQFQNTPLACLWGARRVDDPVEVAGLRFPNRIGMAAGLDKNGRVIDGLGAMGFGFVEVGTVTPKGQPGNPKPRMFRLPQANALINRLGFNNEGLDSFLANVKQAKFRANGGILGLNIGKNAATPIENAVDDYLICLDGVYPHADYVVVNISSPNTKNLRALQSDEALDALLGTLQERRQQLIQQHGRTVPMFVKIAPDLDEAQVSVIAATLEKNGIDGVIATNTTLSREAVKGQPHAEETGGLSGAPVLQTSNQVIRQLRAALGPRFPIIGVGGVMSGADARSKLDAGADLVQIYTGLIYKGPDLVRECALALKR comes from the coding sequence ATGGCCCTGATTCCTTACGCCCTCCCCAAGTCCGTCCTGTTCAATCTGGACCCGGAAACCGCCCACGACCTGACCATCAGTGCCCTGGCCCAGTTCCAGAACACCCCCCTGGCCTGCCTGTGGGGCGCACGCCGCGTGGACGACCCGGTGGAGGTGGCCGGCCTGCGCTTTCCCAACCGCATCGGCATGGCCGCTGGGCTGGATAAAAACGGGCGGGTGATCGATGGCCTGGGCGCCATGGGCTTCGGTTTTGTCGAGGTGGGCACCGTCACGCCCAAGGGCCAGCCGGGCAACCCCAAGCCGCGCATGTTCCGGCTGCCGCAGGCCAACGCCCTGATCAACCGCCTGGGTTTCAACAACGAGGGCCTGGACAGCTTTCTGGCCAACGTCAAGCAAGCCAAGTTCCGTGCCAATGGCGGCATCCTGGGCCTGAACATTGGCAAGAACGCCGCCACGCCCATCGAGAACGCGGTGGACGACTACCTGATCTGCCTGGACGGCGTGTATCCCCACGCGGATTACGTGGTGGTCAACATCTCCAGCCCCAACACCAAGAACCTGCGAGCGCTGCAAAGCGATGAGGCGCTGGACGCCCTGCTCGGCACCCTGCAAGAGCGCCGCCAGCAACTCATCCAGCAACATGGTCGCACGGTGCCCATGTTCGTCAAGATCGCCCCTGATCTGGACGAGGCGCAGGTGAGCGTGATCGCCGCCACGCTGGAGAAAAACGGGATCGATGGCGTGATCGCCACCAACACCACGCTCTCGCGAGAAGCGGTGAAGGGGCAGCCTCATGCAGAGGAAACCGGCGGGCTGAGCGGCGCGCCGGTGCTGCAGACAAGCAACCAGGTGATTCGGCAACTGCGCGCGGCCCTGGGACCGCGCTTTCCCATCATCGGGGTGGGCGGGGTGATGAGTGGGGCCGATGCGCGCAGCAAACTTGATGCTGGGGCGGATCTGGTGCAGATCTACACGGGCTTGATCTACAAGGGCCCGGACCTGGTCCGCGAATGCGCGCTGGCGCTCAAGCGCTGA
- a CDS encoding serine/threonine protein kinase: MAVPPPTTPSTPTRMIGRFELRQMIGRSHASSTWLVNDPRLGQELLLCVPRALPGTNAERDAWTQDVLTGTRLKHPRIAEVLEVGVHEGWPFVACERAGGTLQERIQSGSPLTPQEVAQLTVDLLDGLAYAHEAGVAHRDLGLHSITLDQQGRAQLVGLAVGLEQLPPHQTARPTRNRQETREAAERDLLMVGLLMYRLLVNHPPLDEADLGHAAKRVGPEIVRLPWTTPHPVPDTLRAIVNRATDRQQRQRYLNARTLLSALQGWIKTNSQEAGGPLLLLLDRLNSVGALPGRERTERALLGALSQETLRVDDFVDVVVKNPALVWEMLRSVNTARFQSRSADDGTTTLSRAIMLLGQEGLRKVISSVRPWPGVLSAQQSRANDGGAAALQALENELWLCCLAGHIARLMAPFSIHDEEAAVAAMSQRLGWLLVLYHFPEEAAQVQRLMQPGPPASAGGAPTPGMSLEAAAGAVLGINLDDLSAAVLKHWGLHERLIKGARPLPLNTPVRHPGTPEDTVRVVASLGNELASCARLPTEKQSAAIHQAYLRYVRPLQLTPKECVITMDHAMRLLEGRQTDPEVVAQRAAARAEAAAKAAAQAAELAGDTSAGPVSA; encoded by the coding sequence ATGGCCGTACCGCCTCCAACGACGCCATCCACCCCCACCCGCATGATCGGGCGGTTTGAGTTGCGCCAGATGATTGGCCGCAGCCACGCGTCGAGCACCTGGCTGGTGAATGACCCGCGACTGGGTCAAGAGCTGTTGCTGTGCGTGCCACGGGCCTTGCCCGGCACCAATGCCGAGCGCGATGCGTGGACGCAGGATGTGCTGACCGGTACACGCCTGAAGCATCCGCGCATCGCTGAAGTGCTGGAAGTGGGCGTGCACGAAGGGTGGCCATTCGTGGCGTGCGAACGCGCCGGTGGCACCTTGCAAGAGCGTATCCAGTCTGGCTCGCCCCTCACACCTCAGGAAGTGGCCCAACTCACCGTCGACCTGCTGGACGGCTTGGCATACGCCCACGAAGCGGGTGTGGCACACCGTGACCTGGGCTTGCACAGCATCACCCTGGATCAACAAGGCCGCGCCCAACTGGTGGGCCTGGCCGTTGGCCTGGAGCAGCTCCCCCCTCATCAGACCGCAAGACCCACCCGCAATCGCCAGGAGACGCGAGAAGCCGCCGAGCGAGACCTGCTGATGGTCGGTCTGCTGATGTACCGGCTGTTGGTCAACCACCCACCTTTGGATGAAGCGGACCTGGGGCACGCTGCCAAGCGGGTGGGCCCGGAGATCGTGCGGCTGCCGTGGACAACGCCACACCCGGTGCCTGACACGCTGCGGGCCATCGTCAACCGGGCGACCGATCGGCAACAACGACAGCGGTACCTCAACGCCCGCACCTTGCTGAGCGCGCTGCAGGGCTGGATCAAGACCAACTCGCAAGAGGCCGGTGGGCCCTTGCTCTTGTTGCTCGACCGCTTGAATTCGGTAGGAGCGCTGCCTGGGCGTGAGCGAACCGAGCGTGCATTGCTGGGCGCCTTGTCTCAGGAAACGCTCAGGGTCGATGACTTTGTGGACGTGGTGGTCAAGAACCCGGCATTGGTCTGGGAGATGCTGCGCTCGGTGAACACCGCCCGCTTTCAAAGCCGAAGCGCCGACGACGGCACCACGACTTTGTCTCGCGCGATCATGCTGTTGGGGCAAGAAGGGCTGCGCAAGGTGATCTCGTCGGTGCGTCCATGGCCAGGTGTCCTCAGCGCACAACAATCACGGGCCAATGATGGCGGGGCCGCGGCCTTGCAGGCCCTTGAGAACGAACTCTGGCTGTGCTGCCTGGCCGGCCACATCGCCCGCCTGATGGCACCGTTTTCCATCCATGACGAAGAGGCCGCCGTGGCGGCGATGTCTCAAAGGCTGGGCTGGCTGCTGGTGCTGTACCATTTCCCGGAAGAGGCCGCTCAAGTTCAGCGCCTGATGCAACCCGGGCCACCGGCCAGTGCAGGGGGGGCGCCGACACCAGGCATGTCATTGGAAGCAGCCGCCGGTGCCGTGCTGGGCATCAACCTGGATGACCTCAGCGCTGCGGTGCTCAAGCACTGGGGGCTGCATGAACGCCTGATCAAAGGCGCCAGGCCCTTGCCGCTCAATACCCCGGTTCGCCATCCTGGCACCCCGGAAGACACGGTGCGTGTGGTGGCCAGTCTGGGCAACGAGCTGGCCTCGTGCGCGCGCCTGCCCACCGAGAAACAGTCGGCGGCCATCCATCAGGCTTACTTGCGGTATGTCCGGCCTCTGCAGCTCACGCCCAAAGAATGCGTGATCACCATGGACCACGCCATGCGCCTGCTGGAAGGTCGGCAAACGGATCCGGAGGTGGTGGCGCAGCGCGCCGCTGCCAGGGCAGAAGCTGCCGCCAAGGCGGCTGCACAGGCTGCCGAGCTGGCTGGCGACACCAGCGCCGGGCCCGTCAGCGCTTGA